TGATGCCTGATTAAACATCAACCACCATCGGCTCTTTTGCGCTGGAAGTGTCATTAATATTGCATCGCGTTGACGGGAATTGAAACGACATTTATGGTCGTGTTTTCGGACATGACGCGAGGAGACAGACATGCATCGGATCGGCTATTTCTTGACGGATGGATTTCAGGTGATGGCGTTGGGAACACAGTCTGTGTTCGAGTTCGCCAACGTGGTGGCCAAGGAAGAAATCTATCAGATCACCAATTACTCCATACGCGGCGGCGAGGTCAGGTCGTCGGTCGGCGCTACGGTGAAAACACAGCGGGCCAGCTCTGAAGCGCTGGCTGATACCTGGATGGTCTCCGGCATCGTCAATCCCTCCGTTCGCAAAACCCCGGATGATGAGTTGAAGTTCGTCAAAGCCGCCGCCAGTGGGGCGCGACGCACCGCGGGGCTGTGCACTGGCGCATTTGTCCTGGCCCAGGCAGGACTTCTTGAAGGCCGCCGAGTCACCACTCATTGGGCCTATGCCAAGCTGCTCAAGGCCCAATTCCCAAATACTCGGGTAGAGCCGGATCATATTTTCGTCAACGACGGGTCGATCTGGACATCAGCCGGGCTTTCCGCCGCAATGGACCTGGCTCTGGGTATCGTCGAGAACGATCTGGGCCAGGCCATTGCCAACAAGGTAGCGCGGGTGCTGGTCATGTATCACCGGCGTTCAGGCGGTCAGTCGCAACATTCACAGATGCTCGAAATTGCGCCAAGGTCGGACCGCATACAAGCCACGCTTGATTACGCGCGCTCGAATCTTTCCAGCGCACTGACCGTCGAGAACCTGGCCAAAGTCGCGCACCTGAGTGAGCGACAGTTCAGCCGCATCTTCTATGCAGAAACCGGGCAGTCCCCGGCCAAAGCCATTGAACAGCTTCGCATCGAGACCGCGAGGAACATGGTGGAGCGAGGCAGTCATTCGCTGGAAGTGATCGCAAGGGAAACAGGCTTCCGCGACAGGCGCCATTTGCGTGAAGTCTTTATCCGCAAGCTAGGCGTCGCCCCGCAGTCGTTGAGGAGGGAAGCAAGGGAATTGGTTGTCGAGTGACGAGTGCATCAAGGTGGTCAAGCAACAAGGTTTTTCACGAGGCCATGGTGGCGGCCAAGGTCTCGGTAACTCATACGATAACTCGGCGAATTGTCGCTTGATCAGCTTTAGAAGGCCTGCGCCTTAAGGCCCGGTGTTTCACACGATATTCATACATCACCTTGCGCCTCCATACCAAACACGTTACAAATCCCATCACCAAGTTGTACGACAACCTAAAAATAATCCCCATCCCTCGAGGATGGCGCCAACTGTCCGAGCCCCGCCATGACTCCGCCTGCCGTCGCACCCTTCTCACGCCATATTGCCGTGCTCATCCTGCTCTGCATGGGCTGTGCCTTCGCCGGCAACCACATCGCCGCACGCGTAGCCTTCGACGACGGCGCCGGTGTCCTGCTGGCCATCCTGATGCGCTCAGGTGGCACCCTGCTCGTGCTGGCCATCTTGGTCCTGTGGCAACGCCAAAGCCTGCGCCTCCCTCCAGGCGCATGGCGCTGGCAAGTACTTCTGGGCCTGCTGATCGCCACCCAAAGCCTCTGTCTCTATTCCGCCGTCGCCCGCGTTCCGGTAGCGCTGGCCCTGCTGGTCGCCAACGTCTTCCCGATTTTGCTGGCGCTGCTGACCTGGGGGCTCGGCGGCCCGCGCCCCACTGCGCGCACGGCCATGCTGATGGGCCTGATTCTGGTGGGCCTGGTGTTCGTGCTGGACGTACCCGGCCGCTTCGCCACCCACACCAGCCTCGGCCCGCAATGGCTGCTCGGCGTCACCCTCGCCTTTTGCGCCGCGTTCGTATTCGCCTGTGCGCTGTGGATCACCGACCACAAGTTGTCCCAGGTACGCGGTTCTGTGCGCAGCCTGCTGACGATCTTCATCGTATTCAGCAGCGTCAACATCGCGGGCTGGACCGGTGCGCTTGCCGATGGCTTGAACCTGCCGGCAACCAGCACCGGCTGGCTGGCACTGGCCACGCTGGTGGTGCTGTATGGCACCGGTTTTATCGTGCTGTTCATTTCAGTGCCACGCCTGGACATGCCGCGTAATGCTCCGGTGATGAACATCGAGCCGCTGGCAACCTTGTTGATGGGCTGGATCGTGCTCGACCAGATGCTCAGCGCCGGGCAGATGGCGGGCGGGGTTATTGTGGTCACGGGGATAGTGTTGCTGACTTATCGCACGTCGCCTCGGCCGACCGCCAAGGCGCAGGTGGCGTAATGCCTGGTTTCGTATAGGACACGAGTGATACCCCGCTGCAGCGGGCGTTACTTCAACTCGCTGGCCCGATGACTGGCCGCATCATCGTAAGCCACATACAGCGACTCGGCGATCTGGCTTTTGATGGCCTTGGTGGATTCCAGGCCCAACACAAAACCTTCGGCCTTGCCGCCGGCGCGGTTGAGTTCTTCATGGGTGGACGCGCCGGTGATGGCGTCGAGCAGTTTGGCGGCGTGGGGGCCGACGCCTTTGGGCAGGGAGATTTGGTCGATGGACATGGCGATACCTTCAGAAATGAAATCGGTAGCGCTTTTAACCACTGCCGGGAGCTGGCATGGTAAACCGGTTGGCGCAGAAAGGGGCTGCTTTTGGTCGTAGGCCAGTTCAACAACGGCCTACCCCCCTGAACGCTTGCGTCCCCCTTACCGTAGCCTTCAGACCGTCACGTTGATCACCTCGCCCCCGCGCCGCTCAAACATTGCCCTCTCCGTCTCCTCAGTCGCCCGTTCGCCCTTGTAGGCCAACTGAGTGATGAACAGCCGGTCCTGGGCGCCCTTGAGGTTCGACGGGGCATGGGGCCTGAGCAAGGGCGCCAGATCAATAGTACTGGCGAAATTCTCGTTGGTCAGGCTGCGCAAACCCATGAGGCTGCCCGACGACGGCGAGCCGGCGTCGACCATGTCGATGGCGGCGTTGCGGTAGGCCACGGCGGCCGCTTGCAGGCCGGGGGCGCGGTTGAGCAGGTCGGTGAGACGTTGGGCATTCGCATCGCTCAGTTGGCCGGCCTTATCGAGTACTTTCAGGCGGCCATCAGCTTGCACGGTAAACCCGTAATCGGTTCCAGCCAGGTCGGGCGCGGTGCTGGCCAGGGAGGCCTGGAATGCGTTGAACGCGCTTTTGAGCACGCCGTGTGCGCCATTGAAGCGGTCGACGAAGCGAGGCAGATCCGGCGAATCGGATCGGCCGACCCAGGTGTTGACCACCTCCAGTGGCGCGCTCAGGGTCTGGGCGGCTTCGCTGGGGTGGCGACGTCCGGCATCGCCTGGGGCAGGCGTTTCTGGTCGGAAGGCGCCAGGCTGACAGTGGCCGGGGCGAGATGGGCAGCGCTGACGGAAAGTGCCATTTTAATCGATCCATGATTGGCGGGGTCATACAGGTTATCGACGCGGATGAGGCAATCTTTAGACGCCCCCATTTGAACGTCGTTGCGTCCAAAGCTACGCGTGTGGCGATGGCTCGATACCCACACAGCGCCAACCTGTGGCGCGGGCACCCACTTTCAATCAGCTGCCTGCGACAACGGCCGCGCCACCCGTTCCAGCGCCTTGCGCTCCGCCGCCACGCCCCAGATCGCCTGCACTATCGCAGCGGCGCACATCAGCGCTGCCCCGATCAAATACCCCACGAACAGACTTTCACGCTGTTGCGTCTGTATCAATTGCCCAAACAGCGTCGGCCCGATGATCCCGCCCAACCCCGTGCCGAAGGCATAGAACACTGCAATCGCCAGCGCGCGTATTTCCAGTGGAAACGTCTCCGCCACGGTCAGGTACGCCGAACTCGCCGCTGCCGAGGCGAAGAAGAAAATCACCATCCATGCGATGGCTTGCTGGGTCACGTCGAACCAGCCCTGCTGGAACGCGTAACCACTGAGCGCCAGCAGCACGCCGGAGATCGCGTAGGTAGAGCTGATCATCACGCGCCGGCCGACCACGTCAAACAACCGCCCCAGCAGCAGCGGCCCGCAGAAGTTGCCGAGGGCGAGCGGCAGCACGTACCAGCCGACGCGCTCGGCGGGCACGTCGTAAAAGTCGGTGAGCACCAGCGCATAGGTGAAAAAGATCGCGTTGTAGAAAAACGCCTGGGCGGTGAGCAGCGTCATGCCCACCAGGGCGCGACGGCGAAAGCTGACAAACAGAGTATGGAAAATCTCCGCCAGCGGGGTGTGGTCGCGCGCGTGCAGACGCAAGGCTGGGCCATTGACCGGCGCCAGTGCGTGGCCTTGTTCGCGCAGGCGCGCTTCGATGCCCTCGACGATGCGCCGCGCTTCGTCCTGCTGGCCGTGGATCAGCAACCAGCGCGGGCTTTCCGGTAACCACAGGCGCATCACCAGAATAATCAGGCCCAGCGCGGCACCGATGCCGAAGCACAGGCGCCAGCCCAGGTCGCCGCCGACGATGTGCGGGTCGAGCAACACGATGGCGCCACCGGCACCCAGTGCGGCGCCCAGCCAGAAGGTACCGTTGATGGTCAGGTCGACCCAGCCGCGATAGCGCGCCGGGGTGAATTCCTGGATGGTCGAGTTGATTGCCGTATATTCGCCGCCGATGCCCATGCCGGTGAGGAAGCGGAACAGCAGAAAGGTTTCCAGGTTGAATGAAAACGCCGTGGCCGCGGTGGCGCCCACGTAGAGCCACAAGGTAATGAAGAACAGCTTGCGCCGCCCCAGACGGTCGGTGAGCCAGCCGAACAGCAGCGCACCCAACACGGCGCCAGCGATATAGACGCCACCGGCGAGGCCAATGTCGAAGTTGCTCAGGTTCAGGCCCGCGCTGCTTTTCAGCGCCCCGGACACCGAGCCGGCCAGGGTCACTTCCAGCCCGTCGAGCAGCCAGGTGATACCCAGGGCGAACACCAGCAAGGTGTGGAAGCGGCCCCAGGGCAAGCGGTCCAGGCGCGCGGGCAGGTCAGTCTCGAACAGCGCCCCTTGGGTATCTGCGTGTGGTTGAGTCATGGTCACCTCCGTCCTTGTGCAGTGCCTCGTCAGTTATGAGTCAGCCTTTGCCGGGGGAGTTCAAAGTCGTCGCGCTGGTGCCCTTGATCGTCTCCACGCTCTGCGTGGGGATGCCTCTTGGGACGCTCCGCGTCCCGCTGCACGTTCTGGCTACCGGGCACGGGTGACGCGGAGCGTCACTGGCTGCATTCCCACGCGGGAGCGTGGGAACGATCGTCAGGGATTGGGGAGGCTTGTCAGGACTGCTCCAGCGCAACCGCCTTGACCGCATGCCCCTGCTGACGCGAGGTAACCAGGCCAATAAAGGAAATCACCAGCGCCAGGCCAATCGTCGAGGACACCTCGGTGCGGTGCTCCGGCGTCACCATCATCACTGCCAGCGCCGCGCAGATGAACGCGATCACCAGATAGGTCAGCCAGGGAAACAGCCACATGCGCAAGGTCAGTTCGACGTTCTGCCTGAGCAGCAAGCGCCGCATGCGCAGTTGCGAGACGGCGATCACCAGATACACCAGCAACGCAATGGCACCGGAACTGGCGAGCAGAAACTGGAACAGCCCGGCAGGCATGAAGTAACTCAGCAGCGTCACCCCGGCTCCGATGATGGTGCTGGCAATCACCGCCGCCCTCGGCACGCCCGCCGCTGACGTGTGTTTGAGGGCGCGTGGCGCATCGCCGCGTTTACCCAGGGAGAACAGCATGCGCGAAGAGATGTAGATCGAAGAGTTCATGCAACTGGCGACGGCGATCAGCACCACCACGTCGACCATGAACTTGGCGTTGGGGATGTTCATCAGCTCCAGCGCACGCTGGTAAGAGCCCACGGACGCCAGCAGCGGGTCGTTCCACGGCACCACGGAAATGACGACCGAGATCGACAACAGGTAAAACACACCAATGCGCCAGATCACCGAGCGTGTTGCCTTGGCGATGTTCTGCGCCGGGTTGCTCGACTCAGCCGCGGCAATAGTCACCGCCTCGGTACCAATGAAACTGAACATGATGGTGATGAACGCCCCCACCACCGCCGACAGCCCGTTGGGGGCAAAGCCGCCGTGCTCTTGCATCAACCGGCTCAAGCCACTGGCTTGGCGATCAGGAATCCAGCCCATCAGCACGCTGAAACCCAGGCCGATAAACCCGACGATGGCGATGACCTTGGCCATCGCGAACCAGAACTCGAACTCGCCATATTTGGCAACGCTGAACAGGTTGGTGATCACCAGCAAAATGATCGACAGCAACGCGAACAACCAGGCATCGAGCTGTGGAAACCACTGATTGAGCACATGCCCGGCAGCCAGCGCCTCGATCGGAATCACCAACACCCAGAACCACCAATACAACCAGCCGATGGTGAAGCCTGCCCAGCGTCCAATGGCCTGGTCGGCATAGGTGGAAAACGAACCGGTGTCCGGGCGCGCCACGGCCATTTCGCCGAGCATACGCATCACCAGCACCACCAACAGGCCGGAGCACAGGTAAGCCAGTAGAACCGCTGGCCCCGCTGCCGCGATGGCATGCCCGGAACCGACAAATAACCCCGCGCCGATAATGCCTGCGATGGACAACATGGTGACGTGACGCGGCTTGAAACCCTGCGCCAGTTGACCGTTGGAATCGTTGGAGTTGAGGCTATTCATTGTTTTTGTTGTTCTCGGGCGACCAGTGCCCTTCACCTTAAGTGCGCTGGACACGGCCAAAGTAGCCTGAGCGCGCCATCATCGTGTCTGATCTCGACATTTGCCCACACTCATCGCGCGGGCTTTTCACGCCATTAATGGATCATCTGCCACAGCGACGCGCCAACCCCGGTAATGCTCTCCCCCGCAATCAAACCCGCCGCTGCGGTAATTGCAAAGCGCTCCGTCACACTGGGCCAACGACAGCTGACCAGCCAGGTGATGACTGCACCCAGTGCCATCGTCAGTGACACCGAGGCCGGCAATACAAACGCCAAACCCAGGGCCGCCGCGCTGGGCAGGTAGCGGCTGCGATGGGCGGGTAATGTGCTGTCGAGCACACCCAGCACGACGCCGATCAGGCCTGCAATGCCGATGGCCCAGCGAATGCTCGGCGACAGTGAGTCCAGCCCGTGGGTCAGGGTTTGCGCCACGGCTTTCCAAGTGGCGACGGCCGGCGCCGGCCACTCTTCGGTGAGCAGCATGGTCTGTGGGTCGGGGATCAGCGCCAGGTAGGCGAATACACCGACGATGCTGCCGACAAAAATCCCCAGGATCTGCGCGATCACCTGCTTGTGGGGCGTGGCGCCAATCGCCTTGCCCACCTTGAAGTCGTTCATCAGGTCCGTGCATTGCCCGGCCGAACCGCCGGCCGTGTTGGCGCTCATCAGGTTGATCGGCACCTGCCCCGGCGCGGCGATGCCGAAACTCAACTGGGACAGTTGCCCAATCGCGCCAATCGGCGGAATGCCGGTGGCCCCCACCACCCGCGCCGCCACGGCGGCCAGGCAGATCGCCAGGGGAATGGTCAACAGCGCCATCCACAGGTTGATCCCGAACAACAGCGCCTGCAGGCTCACCACCAACCCGATCGCCAGGACGAAGCCTGCGGCTGGACCGGGTTTGGGAACTGCCCATGGCGTGCCACCGTCAGCCTGAGTGGAGCGATGCAACGCCCACAATCGAATCGCCAAGGAGGCCAGGGTGGAACACACCATCAAGCTCACCCCTGGCCAGAGCAGCCACTCCACCAGCGCGGCGAATTGCGGGCCGCTGCTGCCTGGCGGGATGTTCACCAGCCCCTGCGCCAATAGCCATGGCCCCAACCCGCCCCAGGCCAGCAAGGCGCCGAGCAGCAGGGTCAGGCCCACGCGGATGCCGATGATGCCGCCAAACCCCAGCAGCAACAGCGAAGGGTCGGCGGTAAACGTCAGCCTTTCAAGCTGCGCGCTCGGCGACCAGCGTGGGAAGGCCCACAGGAAGGTGTCCACCCACTTGACCAGCCCTGACAGCACGGCGGCGCTGAGCAGCACTTTCAAGCGTGTCGCGGCTTCGCGCCCGTGGTTATAGATATGCAGCAAGGTCTCCAGCGTGGCCATGCCTTCGGGAAACTTCAGCGCCTTGTCATTGAGCAATGACGGCCGCAGATACCAGGCGATCCAGATACCCAGGAAGCTCACCGAGAACACCCAGGCGATCATCGGGATCGCCTCCAGCTGGTTACCCGTGAGCAAGGTGTAGGCCGGGATGGGCGCGACCAGCCCGCCGGAAATGATCGACGCGGCGGCCGAGGCGACGGTCTGGTTGATATTGCTTTCGTGCAGCGTCCACGGCAATGCAGCCGACGAGCGCTTGGCAAGGCCCTGCCAGATCGCATAGCCGATCAGCAAGGCGATGATCGACATGTTGAACGACCAGCCGATCTTCAGGCCGGCGTACACATTGGAGGGGGTCAGCAGGATGCCGAGCAGCACCCCGGTGATGACGGCTCGCCCGCTGAGTTCGCGCTCTACGGGATTGGTTGACGAGATCGGATGCATGCAGATTCCTTTCGACCGGAAGACAGCGTCACTTGATAAGTGAACGCTGCCTGGCGTGAAGGTTCAGCGCGCTTTACGCCCGTCTATTTTGCAAACGCATACTCGCCGCCCTGCTCCACCGCCTGGCGATAAGCCGGTCGTTGCTGGAGCGTGTCCACCCATGCCGCCAGGTTCGGATACGCCTGCAACTTGCCCTGGGCCTTGGCAATCTCGCCGATGAAGCTCATCTGAATGTCCGCACCGCTCAGCTCATCACCCGCCAGGTAGGCGGTTTTGCCGAGCACGTCATTCAGGTAGCCGAGGTAGTTGGCCAGCTCCGACTCAATGCGTGGATGCAGCGGCGCGCCGGCTTCACCCAGGCGCCCGACGTAGAGGTTGAGCATCAGCGGCAGCATGGCCGAGCCCTCGGCGAAGTGCAGCCATTGCACGTATTCGTCGTAGGTGGCGCTGGTCGGATCGGGTTGCAGTTGACCGTTGCCGTGGCGGCGGATCAGGTAGTCGATGATGGCCGCCGACTCGATCAGTACGCGGGAGCCGTCCTCGATCACCGGCGATTTACCCAGGGGGTGAATGGCCTTGAGCTCAGGTGGTGCGAGGTTGGTTTTCGGGTCGCGCTGGTAGCGCTTGATTTCGTAGGGCAGGCCCAGTTCTTCGAGCAGCCAGAGGATGCGTTGGGAACGCGAGTTGTTGAGATGGTGAACAGTGATCATGGGCGCTCCGCTGTAGGTTCGTGTTAAGAGAGACTACACCGTCACCGAGGCGTTCACGTGTCATTCAACGGATGGCACCGTTCAGCCAAAACCCGGCCCCCCACCACTTGGAGGGCCAGGACCAACATGGCTGGTGCCGTTACACGACGGCGGTCAACCTCACTTCCATTTCGAGTGCAAAGCTCAACTCTTCCAGCGTTCGATAGCTTTTGCCGCTCAATTGCGGCCAACGATCAATAAAAAACAGCCCCTTGTCATTAACTTGAATAGGCGTGGTAATAATTTCTCCGCTTTTGGAATGGTGGACCAGGTTCGCCTGGGCTCTTGAAGGCCGCTCGATATGGAAATTACCGACTGCCCTGAGCCGTGTACGGTCAGGCAGCGCCTTGGTTTCAGGAGAAGCGGTACCGGCAATGCCGACCTGTACCTTGAAATCACTGTGCAAGGCCATCGTGACAGGATGATTAATATCCGGATCAAGAATTTCCCAGCCACCCGGATGCAGGGAGCGCGCGCTGCTGGGGGCGACGTCACGAACCGTCAAGCTGACTGCATCCTGCAACTGAGCGATACCCGGGATGCCCTGGAATATATCGGAGTGGGCCGTGCCCACGAAAGCCACCCATTTATGAGGCCCCAACGCCGCCTGATCAGCCTTGATCACCTCGTTGGCAAAATAACTGAACAGGATTTCCCGAGAGTCCGTTCCCTCCATGCCCTTAACGTGATAACTGGCAG
This region of Pseudomonas sp. MUP55 genomic DNA includes:
- a CDS encoding GlxA family transcriptional regulator; the protein is MHRIGYFLTDGFQVMALGTQSVFEFANVVAKEEIYQITNYSIRGGEVRSSVGATVKTQRASSEALADTWMVSGIVNPSVRKTPDDELKFVKAAASGARRTAGLCTGAFVLAQAGLLEGRRVTTHWAYAKLLKAQFPNTRVEPDHIFVNDGSIWTSAGLSAAMDLALGIVENDLGQAIANKVARVLVMYHRRSGGQSQHSQMLEIAPRSDRIQATLDYARSNLSSALTVENLAKVAHLSERQFSRIFYAETGQSPAKAIEQLRIETARNMVERGSHSLEVIARETGFRDRRHLREVFIRKLGVAPQSLRREARELVVE
- a CDS encoding MFS transporter encodes the protein MTQPHADTQGALFETDLPARLDRLPWGRFHTLLVFALGITWLLDGLEVTLAGSVSGALKSSAGLNLSNFDIGLAGGVYIAGAVLGALLFGWLTDRLGRRKLFFITLWLYVGATAATAFSFNLETFLLFRFLTGMGIGGEYTAINSTIQEFTPARYRGWVDLTINGTFWLGAALGAGGAIVLLDPHIVGGDLGWRLCFGIGAALGLIILVMRLWLPESPRWLLIHGQQDEARRIVEGIEARLREQGHALAPVNGPALRLHARDHTPLAEIFHTLFVSFRRRALVGMTLLTAQAFFYNAIFFTYALVLTDFYDVPAERVGWYVLPLALGNFCGPLLLGRLFDVVGRRVMISSTYAISGVLLALSGYAFQQGWFDVTQQAIAWMVIFFFASAAASSAYLTVAETFPLEIRALAIAVFYAFGTGLGGIIGPTLFGQLIQTQQRESLFVGYLIGAALMCAAAIVQAIWGVAAERKALERVARPLSQAAD
- a CDS encoding amino acid permease, which produces MNSLNSNDSNGQLAQGFKPRHVTMLSIAGIIGAGLFVGSGHAIAAAGPAVLLAYLCSGLLVVLVMRMLGEMAVARPDTGSFSTYADQAIGRWAGFTIGWLYWWFWVLVIPIEALAAGHVLNQWFPQLDAWLFALLSIILLVITNLFSVAKYGEFEFWFAMAKVIAIVGFIGLGFSVLMGWIPDRQASGLSRLMQEHGGFAPNGLSAVVGAFITIMFSFIGTEAVTIAAAESSNPAQNIAKATRSVIWRIGVFYLLSISVVISVVPWNDPLLASVGSYQRALELMNIPNAKFMVDVVVLIAVASCMNSSIYISSRMLFSLGKRGDAPRALKHTSAAGVPRAAVIASTIIGAGVTLLSYFMPAGLFQFLLASSGAIALLVYLVIAVSQLRMRRLLLRQNVELTLRMWLFPWLTYLVIAFICAALAVMMVTPEHRTEVSSTIGLALVISFIGLVTSRQQGHAVKAVALEQS
- a CDS encoding DMT family transporter; translated protein: MTPPAVAPFSRHIAVLILLCMGCAFAGNHIAARVAFDDGAGVLLAILMRSGGTLLVLAILVLWQRQSLRLPPGAWRWQVLLGLLIATQSLCLYSAVARVPVALALLVANVFPILLALLTWGLGGPRPTARTAMLMGLILVGLVFVLDVPGRFATHTSLGPQWLLGVTLAFCAAFVFACALWITDHKLSQVRGSVRSLLTIFIVFSSVNIAGWTGALADGLNLPATSTGWLALATLVVLYGTGFIVLFISVPRLDMPRNAPVMNIEPLATLLMGWIVLDQMLSAGQMAGGVIVVTGIVLLTYRTSPRPTAKAQVA
- a CDS encoding OPT family oligopeptide transporter: MHPISSTNPVERELSGRAVITGVLLGILLTPSNVYAGLKIGWSFNMSIIALLIGYAIWQGLAKRSSAALPWTLHESNINQTVASAAASIISGGLVAPIPAYTLLTGNQLEAIPMIAWVFSVSFLGIWIAWYLRPSLLNDKALKFPEGMATLETLLHIYNHGREAATRLKVLLSAAVLSGLVKWVDTFLWAFPRWSPSAQLERLTFTADPSLLLLGFGGIIGIRVGLTLLLGALLAWGGLGPWLLAQGLVNIPPGSSGPQFAALVEWLLWPGVSLMVCSTLASLAIRLWALHRSTQADGGTPWAVPKPGPAAGFVLAIGLVVSLQALLFGINLWMALLTIPLAICLAAVAARVVGATGIPPIGAIGQLSQLSFGIAAPGQVPINLMSANTAGGSAGQCTDLMNDFKVGKAIGATPHKQVIAQILGIFVGSIVGVFAYLALIPDPQTMLLTEEWPAPAVATWKAVAQTLTHGLDSLSPSIRWAIGIAGLIGVVLGVLDSTLPAHRSRYLPSAAALGLAFVLPASVSLTMALGAVITWLVSCRWPSVTERFAITAAAGLIAGESITGVGASLWQMIH
- a CDS encoding glutathione S-transferase, producing MITVHHLNNSRSQRILWLLEELGLPYEIKRYQRDPKTNLAPPELKAIHPLGKSPVIEDGSRVLIESAAIIDYLIRRHGNGQLQPDPTSATYDEYVQWLHFAEGSAMLPLMLNLYVGRLGEAGAPLHPRIESELANYLGYLNDVLGKTAYLAGDELSGADIQMSFIGEIAKAQGKLQAYPNLAAWVDTLQQRPAYRQAVEQGGEYAFAK